The genomic interval TCAGAAAATCAAGCAAATTCTGAGATCGAAGACTTTCTGGTGCCTTTCGCTGGAAAAGTCTGTGAACCTTCGTCTATACTCCCCGCCCCAAATAACGGACGGAGAGGATGATCCGTTTCGGAATCCGGCGTAACAGCCATTGAGTTCAAGGAATTGCGGCCATGCCGAAACAGAAGACACACAAGGGAATCAAAAAGCGGTTCACAGTAACCGCTTCGGGCAAGGCAAAATGCCGAAGTCCGTATCGTGGGCACTTGCAGAGCCAC from Schlesneria paludicola DSM 18645 carries:
- the rpmI gene encoding 50S ribosomal protein L35, with the translated sequence MPKQKTHKGIKKRFTVTASGKAKCRSPYRGHLQSHKPSKRKRQNRVDTVLIKADAAMICDALRSAGR